ACAGATCAACACGACGTTCGCCTCGGTGATGCTCCTCAACTCGCTGCCGTTCTTTTATGTATGGATTCGCGAAGGCAGTGGGCTGGCGTTCTGGAAAGGCATTGCAATTTTTCTCGTAGGCTGCGCAGGCCACCACGTGAGCATGATCTTTGCCACGCCGTTTTTCGCAATTCCGATTATCTGGTTGGCATTCATCGATCACCGCGAGGATCGGGCAGATGCGACCGCGAAGGGAATCGCCGTTCGGACTGGGATTTTTGCCGCGCTCGCAATTATCGGCGTCCTCGCCGTTCTTTACCCATACTGGGTAGAACTGTGGCACAACCCAATTAAGCAGGCTCCGATTTATCACGAGAGCCGCGCCAATTACATTCTTGAGCCACTTCAGGGAATGAACTTCTTCATCGTTCCTACCGGGGCTCTACTTCTCGCGATTCCGTTCATCTTCTGGCGGGGCGCCACTGACCGGCGCTTGCGTCCATTGTTCCTGGGCTGGTGGTTCACCGCCCTGATTGGACTGGGCGGCACGACCCCCCTTCCCAAAATAGTTTTCGGCACTCGCATTTGGGAGGTCTTGACGTATGAGCGCTTCACCTATTGGGCCACGCTGATGGCTCTGCCGTTTGCGGGAATCATCGCTGACTGGCTCATTGAGCGCTTCCGGGGAAAGGCCATGGCTGGACTTGCGCTGGCGGCGGTACTTTCCGGCGCGGGCGCCCTCGCCTGGCTGCACGCGAACCCAATCAATTCGAACTCCTTCAGCATTGAGGAAGTCGTCAACTTCCTGAACCGCGATGATCACGTCAAATACCGCTATATCACCCTCGGATTCGGAAACCAGCTTGCTCGTGTAGGTGTGCAGGCCAACGCCAGTTCGGTCGACGGCGACTACAACTCTGCGCGTCTGTTGCCCGAACTGATGGAAGGTGGATCGGCACAACTTACTAACTCGAAGTATTTCCGCCACGGCATGGAAGCATTGCGTGCAGTGTTGAAGCATGCAGACCACTATGGCCTGAAGTACATCTTCGTACGCGATCGCTATTACGAGCCTCTGCTTGCTTTTGCCGGATGGCGTGAAGCCGAAATCTACGACAACGGCAACGTCACTTTGTGGACGAAGGAAGATGTTCCTCCGGCGCACAAGATCACACCTCCGCCGGGCGCTGTGCCTACCGAATTTCAGGACATCCTCTGGGGCACGCTTCCTCTGGGAACTGTGGTATTTGCACTTGCTCTGCTGATTCTCTTCCCAGAACGGAAACGCATCGCTGAAACCATCGACTTCCCGGCCACCGCTGCTGCGGAGCCGGTGGTACTGAGGGAGGCACAGTAATGGGTCGTCTGTTCTTCGTCATCATGATTGTCATCACGGGAGCGCTGGTCGCCATCGGCACGGCTCCCGCAAAAGAAAAAGAAAGCACGAACTCGCCCGCCGGCACCGTGCAGGCCTTCTATGATCGCGTAAAGGCTGACGATTATCGCGGAGCGTACGCGCTTATCGCACCTTCGAGCAATGTCGACTTCAAGACGATGTACCACGATATCGCTGGACGCGACGGCAGTCTCAAGACGCTCTCGCGTTTGGAGAGCTTTGAGCCGCGGGTGATCGCCCATAACGAAAACCAGACCATTGTGCGGACGAGTCTCGATTGGGCGACAGCGGTCGGCGCTCTGCATGAAAATCGCGATCTCAAGCTGATCAACGACAACGGAACATGGCAGATCGTATGGCCGCAGCGTCATGTTCCGAACTTGCCTCCGCAGGTGATTCCAGTGAACTACCTGCGCTGGGACATCATCCATAGTGATTCGGAAGATAACGAATGGGGCGCGCAGAACGTCGAGAGCCCGCATGTACGCATCACGTCGATGAATGCCGTCGAGCGTGAGGGCAAAGTGATCATTCTCGGCGAACTGGTCAATGAAGACACTGTCCCAGGTTATGTCGATGTGGAAGGCATTCTCATCGGCAAGGACGGCGAGCAGCTTGGTGAAGAAACCAGCTTCGACAAGATCTCGCACGTGCTTTTGCCCAAAGAAGTCACGCCATTCCGCATCGACTTCGATGGTGTGCACCTGAATCAGGTGAAGAAAGTCACGCTGAATCCGACTTCGATCCTGGTGCCTGCCTCGGCTGATCCGGTAATTGGAGTGATGCATCAGCAGATTGCGAAGACCGATTCGGGACACTCGGTTCTGAAGGGCGAACTCGTAAATCAGAGCGGCGAACTGGTAAACATCCCTCAGGTGCTCGCGACGTACTACGACTCGCAGGGACACGTGATCTGGATTTCCGACGGCTACGTCGATCAGGCGCTGCGTCCGCAGATTCCCGTTCCATTTGCGGTGAGCATCAATGACGATATCGCGCCCAACGTGCACAGCTATCGCGTGGTCGTGAACCACTATTCGATGGATCGTCCGAGCGCATAGGTGAGTATCAGGATGAAGCGATTATTTCTTGCAACTGTGGTCGTGCTCGCGACTGGCGTCTGGGCGGCAGACCTGCGCCTGCCCGACAAAGCAGTGGCCGGACAGAACACCACGATTGCCACAACGGGCAGCGGCGACGCCACTCTCTACATAGTCGGGCCGGGCACGGCGATCAAGCGCGACATCAAGCTGGGCAGCGATGTCGAAATTAAAGGCGAGCAACTGCGGAAGTCGGGCTTCTATGAGGTAGTGGTCAAAAGCAGCGATGGCGATAGCACCAAGCAGCTCTATGTCGCTCCCGCGGCTGCGGAGAAGATCAACTTTCTCGCTCGTCCTTCACGCGTGCCCGTTGGACAACCGAAGGTGATCGCGGGGACGGCATTTGTCTTCGATCAGTTCGAGAATCTCGTCCTAGCGCCAACTGCCATCACGTTCAATCTTGCGGTGCCGGGTGCTCCAGCAAAAACGCAGCGCATGACGACGAGAGATGGCGTGGCGTATTTGCAGACCGGATCGGGAACGAAAGCCGGACCGGGACAGTTCATCGTCAGCGTCGGAGATAACTCCGTCCGACGGGTGGTGGAAGAGACCGCCTCCGAGCCCTGCAATTTGCGTTTCACAGTTCACAAAGAGAAAGAAGGGCTGATCGCGGAGACAGATCCTGTGCGTGACTGTTCCGGCAACGCTGTTCCCGACGGCACGATTGTGACCTTCATCTCAAACGAGCCCGGCCAGGGACGCTCGACGGTCGATGCCCGCATCAAGAAAGGCGTGGCGCGGGCAGTGCTGCCGGCGGTTCCGGGCACTACGATCTCCGTCGCCTCGGGAGTGGTTCTCGGCAACGAAGTGCGCTGGGGAGGAGGACTGTGATGCGGCGCTCAATCCAAGATCGTCCCAATTCGGGAAACGAGACTGTTTTGCGCTGGGTAGTTCTGGGCATCGCGTTGGCGCTGATCCTCACCGGCGGAGTGCCGCTGTTATCGCGCGTTTTCGCCGATACTCCTGACGTCGTGCAGGTGCGGCTCGACGCCTCCAACATCCAGCCCCGCCCGCTCGAGCAACTCACCGGACAAGCGATCGTAAAGAAGTACTCGCAAGCGTGGAAAGACATGGAAACGGCGCTGGCGGAGAACCGTCCGGGAGTGCTCGACGAAAGCTTCGTCGGGTACGCCCACGACAAGCTCGTGTCGCAAATCAAGGAACAGCAGAAAAGCGGATTGAGCACGCGCTACGTCGATCATGGCCATCAGGTCGAAGCGACGTTCTATTCTCCGGAAGGTTCGGCGGTGCAGCTACGCGACACCGCTCAGCTCGAAATCCAACTACTGGATGGCGATAAAGTTGTGAGCTCGCAAAATGTCACTCGCAAATACATCGCCGTCATCACTGTCGTTGAGGATACCTGGAAGCTTCGCGTGCTCGAAGGCGTGCCGGGATCCTAGCTTTTTTCTCTCCTGTGTCATTCCGACGCCTGCCTTTGGGCGGAGGAATCCCTATCGACACCCATGCTCCGAAGCAAGCGCGTGGAAGTCTGTAGGGATTCCTCACTCCGGTTCACGCGAAACGCCTGCGTGAACCTACGTTTCGGAATGACACCCTCGTACATTACATTTCTTTACCCTCTCGAACTCCGAGCCCTGCTAAACCCATCCTAATGCGCGACTTTCGATCGTCCGTACACGTCTAATTACGTACTCAGGATTGGTATTAGGGCGCCGGCCTGAGTGCACGTGGAATGCAGTAATGCGACAATCGTAAGAACCCAAAGTCTGCGGCCGTTAGCGCCAGTCCGCGAAGTCGAGTACGAATGCCAGTCACCGAGGCCCCACCCAAGTCGCCGTCCGAGCAACGCGCGTTGCGCCGCGACTTGCCGCAGGATCCCGCCGAACTCCACCTGCTTATCGAAGAACTTGAAGACGAGCGGGACCAAGGACGCCGACGCGAGGCGGTATGGGTTTCGGTCATCCTGCACTTGCTCGTCATCCTGACGATCGTGCTGCAGCCGAAGCTCTTCCCCAATTGGTTCTCGTCAAAGGACAAGGTCGTCCTCGTCACGCCCGATATGCAGGACAAGGACATCCAGTTTCTGGCTCTGCCCAAAGACGCGCAGAAGGCCACGCCGCCGCCGAAGACCAACATCATCTCCGACAAAAACCGCATCGCGCAGGCGCGAACGCCGTCGCCAGACCGGCACACCTTGGAAGAGCTGCAGAATGCACGGCGCCAGGGCGCTCCGGGGAACCGCGGCATGCAAGCGCCGCCTGCCCCGCCAAAGCAGGCCGCCGCTCCCGCTGCTGCGGCACAGGGACAACAGCAGGCACAGGCTGCGCCTCCGAAGCCGGCTGAGAATTCGAGCACCGTGGCTAAGCTCGAACCGCCGGAGCAGGAACCACGACCTACAAATCGGAATGTCTTCAGCACCGCTGGTTCGGCTGGATCGGTGATTCAGCAGGCAGCCCGCGCAGCTGCTCAGGGTCACGGAGCCGGTGGAGAATATGGGATCGGTCCGCTGTCGCCGAATACTGACGCGCAAGGCGCAGTCGATATTCTCAGTGACACCCTCGGCGTCGACTTCGGTCCATACCTGTCCCGCGTCCTCGAAGACGTGCGCCGCAACTGGTATAACCTCATCCCGGAAGAGGCGCGCTCGCCGATTTTCAAACAGGGGAAACTGATGATTCAGTTCATCATCGACAAGAACGGTGCCGTGGAAGGACTGCGCCTCACCTCGCCTTCCGGTGATGTTGCACTGGATCGAGCCGCCCTCGGAGGGATCACCGCTTCGAATCCGTTCCCGCCGCTTCCCAAAGAGTTCAACGGGCCTTATCTCGCCCTGCGTTTCCGCTTTTACTACAACCCAAACCGGGGCGAGTTGAAATAGGTGGATGCTCAGCGGCAGCAAGCACAAGGCTTACTGTTGCTGGCCTTCATCGTTCTGGTGCTGTTGCTGATCCGCTACTGGGGACACATCCCCTGGCTAGCAAGGTAAGTTCCACCTTAATCAGCCTTACGCGATGCTGAATGCCGACGTTTCGCTGTGTGCAAAAACTCCGAAATTCATATTTCCGAAACCAAGGTAACGGACTGTAAATTCGTTCAGTGTTTGTCTTGTAAGCCGCTGAAATCAGGTGTCTTATGTGTGCATCAGGATTTAGGCAAACTGTATAAATCGCTGAAATCAGGCGACCTGTTGTCACGGTCAGTGGTTTTCCCACAAGGTTTTCCACAAAACTTAGGAAATCTCATTTTGAGACGACGGCCAACACGAGAAAACCCGACGTGCGTCAGTACCGTCCGCGGCAGCGGACGGGTGAGAGTGCATTTTGACCCATTCGCTACCCGCGAACGGTACCGACGCTTCGAGAATCATCGGGCGAGATTGACAGCGGGATCAATCGTTGTCCGGCGGAGATGTGCCGTAACGACGCTTGTTGCGAACCCGTCACTTCGACTTGCAACGACGTTTCGCACATCGTAAGCTCACGCTTCTGGCCAAAATTGAATCTAAGTTGATGCAGAATCCTGGCACCTCAGATTTCGTCATAGCCAGAACGGAGGGATTTTGATCGTGAGTACAAATCTACCGTCTACGGATGTTCAGATTTTGCACTCCTGGAAAGAAATTGCTTCCTACACAGGCCGGGGCGTGCGTACCCTTCAGCGCTACGAAGCAAATCTTGGCTTTCCCATTCATCGCCCACTGGGCAAGCCGCGCAGTTCGGTTTTGGCGTTCAAAGACGAGATTGATCGCTGGTTTGCCGCAACGCCGCACAATCGCGCAGAGCAGGCAAACGGGGATGGAGTCGCGCCCCAGGGACTGCCACTGCGTGGAACGGCGCGTCCGGTAGAGGATCTCTATAGGGCGGCCGAAGTGTGGCGCACGAAGACCACTTCTATGCAACATGGGTTCAGCGCGATGGAACAGGCTGTGAACTGCATGCAGCAAAGCCTGAATTCAATGCTGGAGCGTTTGCAGACAACGGAAGAGCTGATGCAGCGCTCCAGGCAGCATTGGGAGCGAGCCTTGGTTCGCAGGCAGAGTCGAGCCAGCGCGGCGGTCACGAGTTCAACTGCACTTCACAGCGTGTCAGCATCCGCCAGTTAGTCTGCACCGCAATGCGCGGTCTGGATGTGGCAGTCGGTATCGTCCCGGCGCGCGGGGACGGGTGTGTGCCTCCCACTCCGGGTAGCAACGTCAAACGCCGCAGCGACAGCTACAGCGTAACCACAGACCCATTAGCCACCGCGCGGACGGTAGTGACTCTGCACCGCGTCGCTCGTCAGTCCAGAGTTTCCCCGTTTAGCGTACGTTACCGTACCGACTGACTGCTGCCTCACGCTCTAAAGTCGATGCTAGGCCGAGTCCATGCATCGAATACAGCATTCTCCCGCACGCATCTCTGATCTTCCGCGATCTGCCGCGGGTGACAACCTGAACTACTGCGGGTTCGAATGCCCCTCGTGCGGATATCAGCTTCGCCTTGCTGACCGCGTCGGCGACGTCCTCCTCCTCGAAATCTTCCGTGCTAACGACCTCGCGCACGCGGTCGTTTGTCCCGAATGCGGAATTAGCAACAACTTCAGGCGAAGCAATCTCAAGTTATTCAGTCGCCAACGCGAGGACTAATGCACACCAGAGAGCGCATCGTTCACGTCAAGGAAAAAGTGAAGATGCTGCGCCGCATCTCGCGTGAGTTGGTGGAGCACTCCAACACGCTACACCGACAGTCGGCTCGCCTGCGCGCGTTCACGCCAGTCTTGTCCGAACATCTTGTCAAATTGCGCCTCGATGATTCCATAGCACTCACAGGCACTCTCGCGCAGCCCGACGGGATCGTCGATGGTGATATGTCCGCGACG
This genomic interval from Terriglobales bacterium contains the following:
- a CDS encoding TonB family protein, which produces MPVTEAPPKSPSEQRALRRDLPQDPAELHLLIEELEDERDQGRRREAVWVSVILHLLVILTIVLQPKLFPNWFSSKDKVVLVTPDMQDKDIQFLALPKDAQKATPPPKTNIISDKNRIAQARTPSPDRHTLEELQNARRQGAPGNRGMQAPPAPPKQAAAPAAAAQGQQQAQAAPPKPAENSSTVAKLEPPEQEPRPTNRNVFSTAGSAGSVIQQAARAAAQGHGAGGEYGIGPLSPNTDAQGAVDILSDTLGVDFGPYLSRVLEDVRRNWYNLIPEEARSPIFKQGKLMIQFIIDKNGAVEGLRLTSPSGDVALDRAALGGITASNPFPPLPKEFNGPYLALRFRFYYNPNRGELK